GATTGCGCAGTTCCACATTCAAATAGGTCAGACTCTCCTGACCCGCCCGTTGCTCCTCAAGAAACCGCCGCTTTTCCTCCTCCAGATCGATGCGATGCCACGTGCGCAACGCCAGCATGGCCAGAATGATGCCCACAATCCCGAACGGATACGTCACCGCATACGCCATGGCCGGCAGGGCAAGACCAACCGGATCCGGCTGACGGGCCACCCGCAGGGCTTCCTGGGCCGCCCCCAAAGCCGGCGTGTTCGTCGTGGCCCCGGCAAAAAGCCCGGCCACCGCCCCTACGTGGAACCCCCACCACAGCCCCAGCCCCACCGCCAGCACCGCACCCAATCCCACCACCAGAGCCGCGCCCACGTTCAGCTCCGCACCCTGCCGACGCAACGAGTCCATCAGACCGGGCCCCACCTGCATCCCGATGGTGTACACGAACAGGATCAGCCCAAACTCCTGTACAAACGCCCGGACCTCCGGCTGAATCCGACACCCCAAATGCCCGAACACCAACCCCACAAACAACGTGCCCGCCACGCCCAGGCTCAGTCCCCGAAACCGGACACTGCCCAGAGCCAGGCCCATCGCCCCCACCACGCTCAACACCCACAAGGCATGCGCGGTGGGTTGTGTCTGCTGAAACTCTGTCCACCAACCCAACACGGTTTGCGCCCCTCCTGCGCTCCAGCCGGTCCTGCACAGTCTGCGGTAGCCGGCCCCGGCTCACATCAGAGCCGCGCATTCTCCGTCAAGCTCGGCTTCAGGTCAACGTCGCCATCCTTGCCGGCGCGGCAAGGAATGCATCTTACGGACACCACCCCTGCGAGCCCCCGCATCGAACCTCGCCAGAACGGGCTAACGGCGCCCTCGATGACCGCCTCTCTGGTTCTGCTCAAGTGTGGAAGCGTGAATCCCTGCCATCGTGAGACACATCCCCGTCAACCGGCACCGGCGGAAGCCCATCCGCCCAACCCGGGCCCCAACAAACCGGGCCGAACCCGATCCAATCACGAAGCCGGGAACAACAGCCACCATCGCCATTCCCAGACAGCACGGGAAGTCCAGTCGAATGAGCGACCAGAGTCAACCACCCGCCACCCACCACGGTGCTCAGCCCCGGTCAACTCAACCCTGCGGACACGCTTCCCCGCACCGTGTTCCGCAGACTCAGCCGGCCCGCCATCAGTGTAGGCTGGCCCGCCCCAACAACCAAACCCACGCGACAAAGGCCTCCAACACCGCGCCCAGCCCCACCCCGCCCCAGCCCAGCTCCACCAGCGCCAAACCTCAAGCCCTCCCGGTGGATCCACCAAGGGCAATCCCCCCCTCCGCTCCAACACACTCGGCTCTCACCCAGTCCAAATACCCCTCAAAACCCGCCTGAACCGGCAGGACCAGGAACTCCGGCACCTGATACGGATGCTCCCTCCGGATCCAACCCTCCAACAGCGTCAGCTGCGTCCGGACCGTCTTGCAGATCATCAAAACCTCCTGCCCCTGCTCCAGCCTGCCTTCCCACCAGTAATGCGACTCCACTCCCGGCACCAGGTTCACGCAAGCCACCAGGCGCGCCTCCAGGGCGCCCCTGGCCAGCTTCCGCGCCGTCTCCAGGTCCGGAGCCGTAATCAAAACCACCACCACATCGCGCGTCCTCTGCATGTCCCTGCATCCATCCCGGCCTCCGGCCCGCCCCTCCACCACCCGGGCCAGGGCCGCAGCATCACATCCAACCGGATGCCGACCATCCGGGGAGATCCCCTCGCAGCTCATCACGGTGCCGGCAAGACACCGCTCAACCCGGCGCGCCAACCAATCGGCCCGCGACAGACCACCGGTAAGCAACGGCGTCCCGCTGGCCAGCCGGCCCGACCATCCTAAACCCGACACAACCCGGATCCAAGCCAGACCGGCCCCGACCCGCGGGAAAAAAAGCTCCCTGTCGGCCGGTCCGGGCCGGACAGGGAGGTGCAGTTAAGTGGCGACAGGTCAGCTCTGGCCGCCAGCCTTCGGACTCTGGACGGGCTTCTTGGCCACGTCCTTGCCCGCCGGACAGCAGCTCTTCTTGGCCTGCGAGGCCGGGCAGGCAGACTTGTCCTTGGCGCAACCGGTGTCACCGGCCTGGGCCGCCAACGCGACCGCCGCCACCGCGAGGAGTGCAATGAGTTTCTTCATACGCAGCATTAGATAGCCCGGGTCGGCAGGACATTCAAATTTTTCGCGTCGGTTTTTCCCGCACCAGCCCCAACAGACCCGCAAGTGCCTCCCACGCCAACGTAAGCAAGGTGCACGAATCATGCCGGGTCCCCCGCACCCGCCAACCGCAAGACCACAGGTTCATGACCCGGACGCTCTCGCTCATTCACCGTCCCGACGCGGCCGCTCGCGCCAATAGCAACAGTTCATCCCCGCAGTTTGGATCGGTCCGCAGCCGGAGGCGCAACCGCAGCTGGTAGAGCAAACCCCGTACCCAGGCGGTGGGCCGACCCAGTTCGGACATCTCGCCCCGGCCGGTCCGTGCAATGGCCCGGCTCAGCGCCCCGTACACCCAGGCATTGCGAGCCGTCGAACGCAGACTCAACACCTCCAGACCCGCACGTTCCGCCAGACGACGCAGTGTGCCGGGCGAAAACAGAAACAAATGCCGGGGCGGGTCCAGATTCAGCCAGGCGGATCCAAACCGCCGGTGTCCCAGACTCTCCACATTGGGCGTCAACAGCACCAAACGTCCGCCCGGCTTCAACACCCGGGCGCACTCACGAAGCAGTCCCAACGGATCGTGCACATGTTCCAACACATGCGCGGAATAGACCGCGTCAAACCAGCCGTCCGGGTACCCCTGCGATTCCAAGGTCCCCAACCGCACGGGAATCCCCCGGGCCCGCGCCGCTTCCACCGCTTCCGCATCCACCTCCACACCCTCCACGGTCCAACCCAATTGCTGCATCCGCGCCAGGTGCACCCCGCTCCCGCAACCAACGTCCAGCAACCTGGCCGGACCCGCCGGCGCAGACAAATACATCGCAGCGGCATCCAGTTCATCCGCACCCCCGGGATGCAAGCGGGCCAGCCCCGACAACAATACCAGCCCCACACGACCCATCCGACCCGCCGGCCCCGCCGGATAACCCCATCGCCGGCTCAAATACGCCCGCTGAGCCGCTTCCCAGAGTCCCCGGAGCCAACCCGGGCCCGGAGCCGGTTGAGCGTGCGTGTAATAACCCGTGTAGGCGGCTGCAAGGTCCTCGGGCACCGGCTGCGGATTCAGCCAAACCAATCCGCACTCGGGACCCTCACAGCGCAGAAACCCCCACCGACCCGGAGCGCCAAAGGACCGGTCCGGCAAACCCTCGTACAGCACCCGGCCCGCCCGTCCGCACATCCAACACCGGGGCACCGGCCGGCTGCGCAGCCGGACTTCACCGGAATCCGAATGCCCCCCCATGCGATTCAACTGAAAACGTTCCTGGGCTGCCGGCGGCGCCCCAACAGCCCGTACACCACCCAATCGCGCAGATGCACCAACACCTGCGCCATCAACCACAACGGCCACCCCGAAATCCGCCGGCCCGCGCGCACAATCTCACGCGAGTAGGCCCGCTGGCCCAGCTGTCGGATCCGCCGTGCCTTGATCCCGGTGCGCACACCGAACAAGCCCCGCAACTTCCAGTTCCGAACCCAACCGGTGCCGCCCCGCATCGCCTCCACCAGCTGCATCGTCTTCCACTCGTCCAGCACCAGGGCCTGCAGGCCGGGCATTAACTCGCAGCTCATGTTGCCGCCGTGCCACCGATACCGGACCAGATCCCGCGCCACCTCCACCCGGGCATGACTGTGTCGGCCCCAGTCGGCATAAAACACCACGTCCGCCAGGATCGGCATGTCCATCCGAAAACGGCACGGTGCCGGCTGATACCCCGTTTTGAACAACGTGGCCGCCAGCGCCTGGTTGCCAATCTCGGCCTTCTTCCGCAAATACGCGTCCACATCCCAGCTCCGCACCGCCCCGGTCGGCCGTCCCGAAACGCTCAAATGACGGTCCTCCTCGTCAATCCGTTCGTCCAGACACCAGGCCAGCGACGGGGCCGGATGCGGTTCCAACACCTGCATCATCACCTCGTAAAACGGCGGCTTCAGCAAATCATCCGCCGGCATCAAATGCAGGTACTCCGTCTCCGGCGCAAACTCGAGCGCCCGGTTCAGGTTGCCGAACAATCCCAGGTTGCTCGGATTCCGAACAAACTCACACGCGCAACCCCGAAACGAGCGAACAATCTGCTCGGTGCCGTCCGTGGACCCGTTGTCCAAAACCACCACCCGATCCGGCCGACGCGTTTGCCCGGCCAACGACTCCAGCGTGGCGCGCAGGAATCGTTCGCCGTTGTACACCGGAATCACGGTAAGCAGCCGCGTGCGCATCCTCCCGGGAATATGAAAGGACCGGCCCGCAGCCCACAAGCCCGCACCTCACAACCCGGTCGGATGATCCAGAAACATCCAGGGCAGACCAAATCGGCGGGACAAATGCTCCGCCAACGCCTTCACCCCGAAGGTCTCCGTCGCATAGTGGCCGGCATACAGAACATTCAGCCCCAGTTCCTCCGCCAACGCATGGGTCCAATGCGGACCCTCACCGGTGATAAAAGTGTCCAGGCCGGCCGCCACAGCCTGACGAAGTTCGCCCCCCGCTCCCCCGGTCACCACCCCCACACGCCGACAAACCGGAGGTCCGCCCGGAACCAAACGCACCGGACCACCCACCACTTTCGCCAGCCGCTCGCACAACGCCTCACGCTCCACCCGCGTCTCCACCCACCAGCCCAGGGCACGCCCCTTCCATTCGAAAAACCGTTGTGCGGAACGCCAGCCCAGTGCCCGACACAACAGTCGGTTGTTCCCGAATCGCGGATGCGCGTCCAGCGGCAAATGCGCGCTGTACACCGCCACGTTGTGCCGGTGCAACTCCAGCCACAGTTGACGGTGCACACCCGTCCACGGCTGCCGCACCGACCAAAACAACCCGTGATGCACCAGCAACAGGTCCGCCCCGGCCGCACCCGCCATCCGCACCGTGGTCAGCGAGGCGTCCACCGCCGCCGCCAACCGCGTCACGCGCCCGTCATTCTCCACCTGCAACCCGTTCCATGCCCCGTCGTAATCCGGAAACCCCGGAATCTCCAGCAACCGGTCGCAGTAGGCCACCAAATCCCTCAACGGAACCGACTTCTTGCTCGCCACACCTCCAGAAAAGTCGCCGGTCACCCCCAAAGCCAAGCCCAATCCGGCGGGCCAAAACCACACACCCTGCCCGGCTGACAACCAACCCCGCAGCCGAACGGCCCGCCGCCCGCGGACACCCCGCACCTCCCCCATCACAAACGCGCCCCGTCCCCAGCGGGGCGCGCCCCCGACCCTTCTACCGCGCCTGCCGCACCCGGATCGTAAACTTCCGCGCCTGCGCATTCATCGAGACAAACCGAACCTGCTCGGTCGCGTTCTCGGTCAGAATCAGCGTTTGGAAGGGCGTCTCGTCCCCGGTGCTGTACCCGTTCTGATCCTTGAACACACAGTTCACCTGCACCTCGATCCGCCGGTTCTCCCGGTTTCGAATCTGGGCAATCACCTCCAGGCGCCCATCCGGCAACACGCGTTCCTGAATGCCGGAACAGGTCACCGAACGCTGCACCCCCGGATCCAGCAGCACGAAACGTTCGGTCGTCTCATACGCCGGAGTCCTGGGCGTCTCCGGCAGGTAGGGCCCCCGATCATACGTGCGGCACGACGTCACCGCCAGCAACGTCAGCCCCAGCAACAGATTCACACTCGTTTTCATTGGTTCTGTGGTGTGGTGGATGTGTCACTGACAAACACAACCGCGTCCCGGCCATCCGCCGGCACGCGAAAATGCACCGTTTTGGTCCGGCCCGCCACCGGTTCCCCGCGCGCATCCAGAAACTCCACCGTGACCGTGTGTTCCCCCGGCGGCAACCGCATCTGCACAAACGTCAAATAACGGGGTAGATTGTCCCACATGCGCGTGTCCGCCCGGGGCACCGTGGCCGCCGACAACAACTTGCTGGCAAGCCCCGCCAGAACCAACGCCGCACCAGCCTCGTCCGCCGCACTCTTCCGACCCTGCCCCGCCGCCGCCAGGACCGCCCCACCCACAATGGCCGCATCCCCCAGCCTGTCCGTGCTCTCCTTGAACACGGCCTTGTTACCCAGAATGTGATCCATCACCCGGCCGCCCCGCGTTGTGGCCTGATACCCCACATCGTCCACCGGCGCCGCCGTGATGCTCACCTCTCCCACCTTCACCCGCACCGCATTCACAGGGCTGGGCGGTACCCGGAACCGCAGCTGTTCGCCGAACTCGCCCGTGGCGTACTTGACCGGCCCCGGCCCGAACTCCACGAAGATCAGCGTGTTCACACTCCGGTCCAGCGGAGGCAGCGTGGCCCCGCGCACATGCTCCTGCGCCCGCCGCAGGGCATCCGCAGGGTCACCGCCCAGCTTCGCCGTGGCCAGTGCCTCCAGATAATCCGGTAACACCCAGTCCCCCACATACGTGTGCTCCGCGGCGTCGCTGTCCTCAAACTGCGCACTCCGGAAGCACGCCCGCGCATTGTCCAGCTCGCCGTCGCGCCAGTACAAAATCCCCCGGTAAATCCAGGCCATGCTCCGTTCGTACGGTTCCCCCAAAAAGGGCTTCACCGACTCGGGTCGGAACAAACTCCGCGCCCTCCGTGCCTCCGCATCCGGACCGTAACGCCCCTGCAACGTCAGCAACGCATCGTCGAGAAGCGACCGCGCCAGATCAAATCGCCCCTGCCGCATCGCCGCCGCGGCCGTGCGATACTGCCACAGCACCCGGTCCCGCGCCGGTCCCTCCGCAATCTGCCGGGGACCGTCCACCAGAATGTCCCCCGTCAACGGCGGCGTCTGCGCGCGGGGCGCCGCACAACCGGCCCATACCCACGCCCCCAGCAGCCACACCGGCCAGACAGTCCTCATCAACCGGACCACGGTCCCTTCAACCTCCCACCCCCCAACCCCGCATCCACCCGTGACCGTTCACCGGTACGCCGCGTCTTCCAGCCCCTGCTTCTTCACCTCCGCCATGTCCTCCCAAACAATCGCACTGGTCCGCGCGTCAATGAGCTGGAAACTGTACAGGATATAATCACTGGTGCCCGCCCGCGTCCGCGTCGAAAGCCCCTCCAGCGTCCCGGTCAGGAAATAATCCGCACCCTGAAACTCCTGCACATTCGGATCGCTGGCCGACGTCAACGCCCCCTCCCGCTTCAAATTCCGCTCCCGCTCCAGCGTGGCCATCCGATCCCGCGCCAGAAAAACCACCTTGCCCTGCGCCCGCGAGTTCAATTGCGCCCGGATCCGCGTCAGAAAGATGTCCTTGTTGATGGGAAAACGCGTCTTGTTCTCCACCGGATCCAACACCACCACGGGCGGACGCGACGCCTGCGCAATCTGGGGAATCGCCAGAATGCTGCGTGCCATCTTGTCCGCCACGGCCACCAGGTCCTGCGATTCAATCCCGGTCCCCGCGACAAAACCCTGCTCGTCCGGGTTCAACCGCGTCACCGGCACGCCGGAGGAATTCTTCACCCCGCGCGACGCACAGCCCGCCACACCCCACACGCTCAACAGCACAACACTCCAAACCAACGCCCTTTTCATGGACACTCCGTCAACCTCCTTTCGCTCGTTCGAAAAAAACCGCTCAAAACCGGGGCGCATCCGGCACCCGCGGTGCCTCCGGAACCGTCGGTGGCGCCGTCCAGTAATACGTCGAATTTGCACACGGACGCGACGTGATTTGTGCATGGGGCGACGGCAGCGAAGCCGGTTGCACCGGTGCCGCCGGTGCGGCTGCCGCCGCGCACACCGCCGTGCCATCCGTCACCCTGACGCTGGCCCGGGCCCGTGCCTGATGTTCGGCCACCGTACCCACCAACAAACCGGCCGCCGTCCCCACGGCCAGACCCGTGCCCACCGAACGTGTCCCGGCCCCGATCAATGCACCCGAGGCTGCCCCCGCCACCGTCGCGGGCAAAACGTACGAACCCGGCCGGACCGGCGCCGGCGCTGCGCCGACCGTCGCCGTCGGCACCACCGTCGCCGAATACCCCACCCAGCCACCACTGCAATGACCCCGACCCCAACCGTGCCCGACACCCCCATGCACCTCCGATATCACCGGAGCAGCTGCCACCATCCCCTCAGACTCCGGCCCGCTGGAACGGCTCAACCCGATCAGCGCCCCCGCCGCCAGACCAATCCCGGCGCCAATGGCCGCACCGTTGCCGGAAAATGCCTGACAACGATCCGCACCGACCAACCCGCCGATCAACGCACCCAACACGGCACCGCCCCAGGCCTCACCGGGCAGCCCCTGGGCCGGACCCGACACCGGCAGGAGCAATCCCGCACCCAGGACCACACTCAAAACTCGATCCTTCATCCTCAGCATTCGACGCTCAGGCCGGACCGCTATTCGGTCACCCGCACCTTACCACGGCCCGGCCATCCCGCAACCCACCGCCGCCCGGCCGGACCCCACCCACCGCAAGCCGTCATCCCCGGCGAGCGGCCACAACACCGGACACCTCAGGGATTCGTCTTCAACTCGATCACATCATGCGGCGCCGCCTCGCGCATCCCGGCAGGCGTCACCCGGATGTACCGCGCCTTTTCCTTGAGCTGGGCCAGATTGGCCGCGCCCAGATACCCCATGCCGGCCTGGATCCCGCCGATCAACTGCGCCAGCACACGGTCCACGGACCCGACCGCCTCCTTCAACGCCTCGATCCCTTCCGGGGCCACCTTCTGGTTCGGATTGTCTTCATGGCCGTAACGGGCAGCCGATCCGGCCCTCATCGCCGCAAGACTGCCCATCCCGCGGTAGTGTTTGTAGAGCTTGCCGTTGATCTCGATGATCTCGCCGGGGGCCTCGGTGCACCCGGCAAACAACCCGCCACACACCACCGCATCCGCCAGCGTCAGCGCCTTGACGATGTCGCCCGACTTGTTGATCCCGCCGTCAGCCAGAATCGTCACCCCGCACCGGGCCGCCGCCCGACTGCAAACGTACAACGCCGTCAATTGCGGAATGCCCACCCCGGCCACCAGACGCGTGGTGCAAATCGAACCGGGGCCCTGCCCCACCTTGATGATGTTGGCCCCGCACGAGGCCAGGTATTCCACGCCGGCCGCGGTCGTCACGTTGCCCGCAATGATCGGGAGTTCGGGAAACGCATCCCGCAAGAGACGCACCGTCTCCCCCACACCCTTGCTGTGACCGTGCGCCGTGGAAACCGCCACCACGTCCACACCCCGTTCCACCAGCGCCGCGACGTGGTTCAGGATCCGTTCCCGATCCAGCTCGCCAAACGCATTGCGCACCGCGCTCACCGCCGCCCCGCAAACCAGCCGGTACTGCGCATCCCGCGCCGGCTTGAACTGCGATTTGCGCTCCTGCGAGATGCGCTCCACGTCGTTCATCGTAAACAGACCCCGCAGCTTGTCCTCGTCGT
Above is a window of Limisphaera ngatamarikiensis DNA encoding:
- the cutA gene encoding divalent-cation tolerance protein CutA — encoded protein: MSGLGWSGRLASGTPLLTGGLSRADWLARRVERCLAGTVMSCEGISPDGRHPVGCDAAALARVVEGRAGGRDGCRDMQRTRDVVVVLITAPDLETARKLARGALEARLVACVNLVPGVESHYWWEGRLEQGQEVLMICKTVRTQLTLLEGWIRREHPYQVPEFLVLPVQAGFEGYLDWVRAECVGAEGGIALGGSTGRA
- a CDS encoding class I SAM-dependent methyltransferase, coding for MGGHSDSGEVRLRSRPVPRCWMCGRAGRVLYEGLPDRSFGAPGRWGFLRCEGPECGLVWLNPQPVPEDLAAAYTGYYTHAQPAPGPGWLRGLWEAAQRAYLSRRWGYPAGPAGRMGRVGLVLLSGLARLHPGGADELDAAAMYLSAPAGPARLLDVGCGSGVHLARMQQLGWTVEGVEVDAEAVEAARARGIPVRLGTLESQGYPDGWFDAVYSAHVLEHVHDPLGLLRECARVLKPGGRLVLLTPNVESLGHRRFGSAWLNLDPPRHLFLFSPGTLRRLAERAGLEVLSLRSTARNAWVYGALSRAIARTGRGEMSELGRPTAWVRGLLYQLRLRLRLRTDPNCGDELLLLARAAASGR
- a CDS encoding glycosyltransferase family A protein, whose translation is MRTRLLTVIPVYNGERFLRATLESLAGQTRRPDRVVVLDNGSTDGTEQIVRSFRGCACEFVRNPSNLGLFGNLNRALEFAPETEYLHLMPADDLLKPPFYEVMMQVLEPHPAPSLAWCLDERIDEEDRHLSVSGRPTGAVRSWDVDAYLRKKAEIGNQALAATLFKTGYQPAPCRFRMDMPILADVVFYADWGRHSHARVEVARDLVRYRWHGGNMSCELMPGLQALVLDEWKTMQLVEAMRGGTGWVRNWKLRGLFGVRTGIKARRIRQLGQRAYSREIVRAGRRISGWPLWLMAQVLVHLRDWVVYGLLGRRRQPRNVFS
- a CDS encoding Nif3-like dinuclear metal center hexameric protein, whose protein sequence is MASKKSVPLRDLVAYCDRLLEIPGFPDYDGAWNGLQVENDGRVTRLAAAVDASLTTVRMAGAAGADLLLVHHGLFWSVRQPWTGVHRQLWLELHRHNVAVYSAHLPLDAHPRFGNNRLLCRALGWRSAQRFFEWKGRALGWWVETRVEREALCERLAKVVGGPVRLVPGGPPVCRRVGVVTGGAGGELRQAVAAGLDTFITGEGPHWTHALAEELGLNVLYAGHYATETFGVKALAEHLSRRFGLPWMFLDHPTGL
- a CDS encoding YcfL family protein; amino-acid sequence: MKTSVNLLLGLTLLAVTSCRTYDRGPYLPETPRTPAYETTERFVLLDPGVQRSVTCSGIQERVLPDGRLEVIAQIRNRENRRIEVQVNCVFKDQNGYSTGDETPFQTLILTENATEQVRFVSMNAQARKFTIRVRQAR
- a CDS encoding tetratricopeptide repeat protein, with translation MRTVWPVWLLGAWVWAGCAAPRAQTPPLTGDILVDGPRQIAEGPARDRVLWQYRTAAAAMRQGRFDLARSLLDDALLTLQGRYGPDAEARRARSLFRPESVKPFLGEPYERSMAWIYRGILYWRDGELDNARACFRSAQFEDSDAAEHTYVGDWVLPDYLEALATAKLGGDPADALRRAQEHVRGATLPPLDRSVNTLIFVEFGPGPVKYATGEFGEQLRFRVPPSPVNAVRVKVGEVSITAAPVDDVGYQATTRGGRVMDHILGNKAVFKESTDRLGDAAIVGGAVLAAAGQGRKSAADEAGAALVLAGLASKLLSAATVPRADTRMWDNLPRYLTFVQMRLPPGEHTVTVEFLDARGEPVAGRTKTVHFRVPADGRDAVVFVSDTSTTPQNQ
- a CDS encoding penicillin-binding protein activator LpoB; translated protein: MKRALVWSVVLLSVWGVAGCASRGVKNSSGVPVTRLNPDEQGFVAGTGIESQDLVAVADKMARSILAIPQIAQASRPPVVVLDPVENKTRFPINKDIFLTRIRAQLNSRAQGKVVFLARDRMATLERERNLKREGALTSASDPNVQEFQGADYFLTGTLEGLSTRTRAGTSDYILYSFQLIDARTSAIVWEDMAEVKKQGLEDAAYR
- the guaB gene encoding IMP dehydrogenase translates to MAATQKRQDLDARFYLPADEFFAANAHVALTYDDVTLATQYSEVLPRETRLETRLAENLVLNIPIISADMDTVTESRMAIAMALNGGLGLIHYNMPERQQLSEVSRVKYHVPGMIPDPIKVTPDQYIGDVVRMIEERRYGFSTFPVVDAEDRLVGLLPGHVVKPRYAQRKVAEVMTPRAQVHTINRKELGRDPIARADKFFTEHPGIHKLLVVDDEDKLRGLFTMNDVERISQERKSQFKPARDAQYRLVCGAAVSAVRNAFGELDRERILNHVAALVERGVDVVAVSTAHGHSKGVGETVRLLRDAFPELPIIAGNVTTAAGVEYLASCGANIIKVGQGPGSICTTRLVAGVGIPQLTALYVCSRAAARCGVTILADGGINKSGDIVKALTLADAVVCGGLFAGCTEAPGEIIEINGKLYKHYRGMGSLAAMRAGSAARYGHEDNPNQKVAPEGIEALKEAVGSVDRVLAQLIGGIQAGMGYLGAANLAQLKEKARYIRVTPAGMREAAPHDVIELKTNP